DNA sequence from the Geobacter sp. AOG2 genome:
GCCTGTCGAGCATGGCCGAAGAGTCGGTTTCGGCAGTGCGTCTGATCAAGTCCTACTGCCGTGAAGATCATTTTCAGGGTCTTTTCAACACAACGTCCGGTACGTATTTGCGTCACAACCTGCGCTTGGCTCGACTGCGCGGCCTTGTGCTACCGGTTATGGCGATCGCCACCGGAACCGGCACCCTCGTTGTGCTATTCCTGGGAGGGCGCTTGGTCATTGCCGGGACCATGACCTTGGGGGACTTTGTGGCCTTCAGCGGTTACTTGGCCATGCTGGTCTGGCCGACGGTGATACTGGGGTGGATACTGACCCTGGCCCAGCGCGGAGCAGCATCGATGGCGCGTCTGGCCGTCATTTTGATGGCCGAACCGTTGGTGGCGGATGCCGCCGACGCGGAACCTCTTGAGGAGGTGCGGCAGGGGATCGAATTACGCGGGCTCAGTTTCAGTTACGGGAGCGAGATCGTGCTGGAACGGATTTCACTCTTCATCTCCCCGGGTGAAAAGGTGGGGATCACCGGCGAGGTGGGCAGCGGCAAGTCCACGTTGCTCAGACTGCTGTTGCGGCTCTTGCCGGTGGGCGACGGGATGCTGTTCATCGACGGCAGGGATATCAACCGCATTGCCCTGGGCAGCCTGCGCCGACTAATCGGGTATGTACCCCAAGAAGCTTTTCTTTTCTCGCGCAACATCCGGGAGAATATCGCCTACGGTTTGGCGGCGGGGGCTGAGCGGATCATTGTCGAGGAGGTGGCGCGGCAGGCCGGGCTTCTGGAGGATGTGGCACATTTTCACGACGGTTTGGAAACCCTGGTGGGAGAAAAAGGGGTTATGTTGTCAGGCGGCCAGAAACAGCGGTTGGCCATTGCCCGGGCCCTGGCGACCGACCCTCGCGTGCTGCTGCTGGACGATCCCCTTTCGGCTGTTGACGCCGGCCGCGGTGAAGATATCCTGGCAGAACTGGGCCTGTTCTACCAAGACAGAACTGTGCTGATTGTCTCCCATCGCCTTTCAGCCTTTCGTGATTGCGACCGGGTCGTTGTGCTGAAAAACGGCGGGATCGTCGAACAGGGAAAGCCTGCCGATCTGTTGGCACAAGGGGGCGTGTATGCACAGATGCACCGCATGCAGCGCTTGCGGGAGGAGTTGTTGTAGGGGGGCTCGATTGCCGATTCCCGGTAATCCGCTAGAACGGGTATCCCAGTCCTACAAATATGGCCGGTCCGTCCCGGCCAACCCCCATATCGACCCGGCCGATGATGTTGGGGCGGACGATGGCCCTGAAACCGATGCCGGGGTTGAACTCGAAGTTGCTGGTACGGGCCTTGTCCAGAGCCTCCATCACCGCTCCCAGATCGACAAAGGGGGCGACCTCCCAGTCCGCGGTCACATTGAATACCTCCCAACGGAAAAGCCGGATCCGCTCCTCCAGGTTGCAGAGAAGGAAGCTGTTGTCAACGAAGCGGTTTCGGCCGTAGCCCCGCAGGGTGGTCTCCCCACCAAGGATACTTTGCTCCAGGAAGGGGACGTTTTTCCCCAGGGTTTGGTTGTACATGAGGCGGAAGACGCTGATGTAGCGGGCATTATCCAGGGGGATGAACCCCTTGGCCTCGGCCTCGTAGTGGCGGAAGTCGGCCGCACCGCCGAGCGCTTTGAATGTCGGTTCGAAGGTTAGCTTGGCAAAACCGCCAAAGGTGGGGGTGGTGGCGGAGTCCAGGGTGCTGTAGACAAGGGAGATCCGCTGGGCGTGAGTGGCAAAGCCGTTGATCCCCGGGACGGATGATGTGCCGAACTGGTCTTTGATGTAGGGGATGCCCTTGACGGCCCCCGGTTCGATGGCAACGTCACGGTAGCGTTCACCCAGAACCAACTGGAAGTGGCGGCTAATGTCGTAACCTGCGGAAAAATTGAAGCCGACCTCAGTATCGGTGTAATTGGTCTCCTGTTGTTGGGGGCTTTTGGCCTCAAAACCGAAAAAACGGGATGAACCGTCACTAAACACAAAGGTTGAAAGGTTTACCTCCAGCTTTTTGTCGAAAAAGGTCTTGTCGCGCAGTTTGATCTCATAATCATTATTGATCCTGGTGGATTGGGAGAGGTTGATCTCGACATTCCGGTCGGGCGTAGGATAAAACGCGCCATACAGGCTCGTGGTGATGCCGAAGTTTGTGTTGTGGTTCACTTGGGGCGCCAACAGGGTGTTGATCTCATCATCTTTGTTGTGAAACAGAAAGGCCGTCAATGCACCGGCTGTTATCCCCTCGTTGGGACTGGAGGCGATGACCGGCAGTGGTATGGTGACCACCTTGACCGGGGTTGCGCTGGTATAGGGAGCAAAGATGCCAGGGATCTTTTCCTTCGGAATGTGGCCGGTACAACCACTGAGCAGCGAGGCAAGGAATAGGCAAAAGGTAAACAGGATCAGGCTTCTGCCCGTTATATGGTAGGCATTTGACATAACTTGAATATGTATCATTGTGCTGCGCCGGGTGTCAACGTCACAGTTGGACAACTACGTTATAGCGCTTGTTTCCGGCGTCCCTCTGGGCTATAATTTTTTCCAATTTCGGCTATGCAAGGGTCTCCATGAAGCTCAACGCCAAGCTTGTCATTATCATGCTCACACTGCTGGTGCTTGCCATACTGACCCTCTTTATCCTCAATCAGTACGCTCAGGACGATCTGGTGCGCGAGATCCAGGAGAGTTCCCAGGAAATCTCCAAAGCGGTCCAGATGAGCATCGCGGATCTCACTTCGGAAACGGAAACCTCCCGCCTGACGGATTATCTCCACGATGCCCGCGACAAGGGTATCAACGAGATCAACATCATCAATAACGAAGGGGAGATCATCGACTCTTCCGACCCTGAGAAAATCGGCAAAAAGCGCGAGGTAAAGAAGCTGGAAAAAGGAATCCGGGCGGTACAGCGGCCCATCGGAGGATCCCTGCTCTCCCAGAAGCCCTATGAGGTGGTGGTGCCGGTCATCGTCGGCGACGAACAGCTTGGCTACGTGCAGATCAACATGTTGCTGGACAAGATTCACGACATCCAACATGCCAACTTTATCCGCCGCCTGTTTGCCACCTGCATGGTTTTCGTCGTCGGTATCGCCCTGACTATCTTCCTGGCACGCCGTTACACGGATCCGATCCACCGGTTAGTCGATGTCTTCAAGCGGGTTTCGTCGGGCGACCTGTCGGTGACCATCCCCGCTGACAGCAAGGACGAGATCGGCGACCTTGCCACCGGCTTCAACAACATGGTGGAGAAACTGCGCGAACGTGAAGCCTTGGAGAAGCGGCTCTATGAAGCCGAACATCTCTCCCGCGTGGGTCAACTGGCGTCGGGCATCGCCCATGAGATCCGCAATCCGCTGAACTACATAAGTCTGGCCATCGACCACTTGAGGGCCGACATGCTCCCCATGTGCAGCGAGCGACGCGATGAGTTGGAAAACCTGGCCGACAAGATCAAGGAAGAGGTGCGTCGGGCCAACTATATGGTGCTCAATTTTATGAATTACGGCCGGCCCCTCAAGCTGCGGCGGGTATTGGTCCCCTACGAGGATATCCTCGCAAAGACCTTGCCCTTTTTGAGCGAGCGGCTGTCGGAGCAACGCATCGTTCTGGAACAGCACCTCGCACCCGATCTGCCGCTTTTGTGGGTCGATCAGGAACTGCTGCGCAACTGCATCATCAACTTTGTCACCAATGCCGCCCAGGCCATGAACGACGGCGGTGTCATCACGCTTGGGGCTACCGGGGATATGGAGGCCGGCCTGGTGCGGTTGACCTTTACCGACCAGGGGAGGGGTATCAGCCAGGAGGATCTTGCCAAGATATTCCAGCCCTATTTCACCACCAAAGAAGTGGGCATAGGGCTCGGCCTGGCGATAACCGAGCGGATCATCAAGGAACATGGCGGCGAAATACTGGTGGAAAGCCGGATTGGTGAAGGGACGACATTTACCGTGTCGCTGCCGCTTCAACCGGAGGAACCGGATTATTCCAGAGAACAGGGGACCGTATAGTGGCTGCCTCGCAAGGGAGTATACTGATTGTCGATGATGAAAAAGGACAGCGGGAGATCCTTACCGTTATCCTGAAGAAGGAAGGCTATGACGTCGCCGATGTGCCTGGGGTGCGCGAGGCTTTGGAACAGCTGGGGCAGCGGGAATTCGACCTGATCATGACCGATCTGAAGATGCAGGGGCAGAGCGGCCTTGACCTGTTGGAGGCGGTTCAGGCCGCAGACCCGCAGCAATGTGTCATTATCATGACCGCCCACGGCACGGTGGATTCAGCGGTCGAGGCCATGAAGAAGGGGGCCTTCGATTACCTGGAAAAACCGCTGGAGCGGGATAATTTGATTCTTACCTTGCGCCGGGCCTTCGAGCGTATCGGGCTGGTTCGGGAAAACCGGGTACTCTTGAAGCGGGTCGAGCAGATTCAGACCATCCCCAATATTCTGGGCGAGCATCCCAAGATGCGGGAGGTGTTCCGCATTGTGAGCAAGATCGCCGCGACCAATTCCACGGTGCTGATCGTTGGTGAATCAGGCACCGGCAAGGAGTTGGTGGCCCGCGCCATCCATGACGGCAGTCAGCGCCGCGACAAGCCGTTTATGGCCATCAACTGCGCGGCCATCCCCGACTCTCTGATGGAAAGCGAGCTTTTCGGCCATGAAAAAGGGAGTTTTACCGGCGCCAATGCTCGCGAGATAGGTATCTTCGAGGCCGCCAACGGCGGTACCGTATTCCTCGACGAGATCGGGGAGATGAATGTGGCCATGCAGGCCAAATTGCTGCGGGCCATTCAGGAAAAGGAGATCCGCCGGGTGGGGGGCAAGGTGAATATCCCGCTGGATGTGCGCATCCTCTCCGCCACCAACAAGGAACTGGAACAGGAGATCAAGCGGGGCAACTTTCGCGAAGACCTGTTCTACCGCCTCAATGTGATCCGCATCAATCTGCCTCCCTTGCGCGAGCGAGGCAGCGATGTCAAAAATCTGGCAGAATTTTTTGTCAAGAAATACAGCCAAGCCTCCGGCATAGCCGTGGAGGGTATCTCCCGAGCGGCATTAAAATTGCTCATGAATTATGCCTG
Encoded proteins:
- a CDS encoding ATP-binding protein, with protein sequence MKLNAKLVIIMLTLLVLAILTLFILNQYAQDDLVREIQESSQEISKAVQMSIADLTSETETSRLTDYLHDARDKGINEINIINNEGEIIDSSDPEKIGKKREVKKLEKGIRAVQRPIGGSLLSQKPYEVVVPVIVGDEQLGYVQINMLLDKIHDIQHANFIRRLFATCMVFVVGIALTIFLARRYTDPIHRLVDVFKRVSSGDLSVTIPADSKDEIGDLATGFNNMVEKLREREALEKRLYEAEHLSRVGQLASGIAHEIRNPLNYISLAIDHLRADMLPMCSERRDELENLADKIKEEVRRANYMVLNFMNYGRPLKLRRVLVPYEDILAKTLPFLSERLSEQRIVLEQHLAPDLPLLWVDQELLRNCIINFVTNAAQAMNDGGVITLGATGDMEAGLVRLTFTDQGRGISQEDLAKIFQPYFTTKEVGIGLGLAITERIIKEHGGEILVESRIGEGTTFTVSLPLQPEEPDYSREQGTV
- a CDS encoding sigma-54 dependent transcriptional regulator; this encodes MAASQGSILIVDDEKGQREILTVILKKEGYDVADVPGVREALEQLGQREFDLIMTDLKMQGQSGLDLLEAVQAADPQQCVIIMTAHGTVDSAVEAMKKGAFDYLEKPLERDNLILTLRRAFERIGLVRENRVLLKRVEQIQTIPNILGEHPKMREVFRIVSKIAATNSTVLIVGESGTGKELVARAIHDGSQRRDKPFMAINCAAIPDSLMESELFGHEKGSFTGANAREIGIFEAANGGTVFLDEIGEMNVAMQAKLLRAIQEKEIRRVGGKVNIPLDVRILSATNKELEQEIKRGNFREDLFYRLNVIRINLPPLRERGSDVKNLAEFFVKKYSQASGIAVEGISRAALKLLMNYAWPGNVRQLESVIERSVLMAESNYIEPEDLAAEVTITSALSGGIPFELPPEGIAFEELEKGIIIKAMERADWVIGKAAPLLGMSYKTLQYRLDKFGIERPEKRLKST
- a CDS encoding BamA/TamA family outer membrane protein, with protein sequence MSNAYHITGRSLILFTFCLFLASLLSGCTGHIPKEKIPGIFAPYTSATPVKVVTIPLPVIASSPNEGITAGALTAFLFHNKDDEINTLLAPQVNHNTNFGITTSLYGAFYPTPDRNVEINLSQSTRINNDYEIKLRDKTFFDKKLEVNLSTFVFSDGSSRFFGFEAKSPQQQETNYTDTEVGFNFSAGYDISRHFQLVLGERYRDVAIEPGAVKGIPYIKDQFGTSSVPGINGFATHAQRISLVYSTLDSATTPTFGGFAKLTFEPTFKALGGAADFRHYEAEAKGFIPLDNARYISVFRLMYNQTLGKNVPFLEQSILGGETTLRGYGRNRFVDNSFLLCNLEERIRLFRWEVFNVTADWEVAPFVDLGAVMEALDKARTSNFEFNPGIGFRAIVRPNIIGRVDMGVGRDGPAIFVGLGYPF
- a CDS encoding ABC transporter ATP-binding protein; amino-acid sequence: MELDGRHGSSVCTQPDEARIKDLALLVPYLGALRRRYAGGALFLLLTNGFALLIPWFMKLAVEGLQRPAASRFSASSCALIIAALASGHCITRIFSRTLILNAARIIEFRIRDDLFRRLMLLDAQYFSRSRTGDILSRFSNDLTNVRMLAGFGAMSAVNTLILYLAAVTLMVRIHPWLTLWAVLPFPLMVMVVKRISQRMFLRSLEAQEELARLSSMAEESVSAVRLIKSYCREDHFQGLFNTTSGTYLRHNLRLARLRGLVLPVMAIATGTGTLVVLFLGGRLVIAGTMTLGDFVAFSGYLAMLVWPTVILGWILTLAQRGAASMARLAVILMAEPLVADAADAEPLEEVRQGIELRGLSFSYGSEIVLERISLFISPGEKVGITGEVGSGKSTLLRLLLRLLPVGDGMLFIDGRDINRIALGSLRRLIGYVPQEAFLFSRNIRENIAYGLAAGAERIIVEEVARQAGLLEDVAHFHDGLETLVGEKGVMLSGGQKQRLAIARALATDPRVLLLDDPLSAVDAGRGEDILAELGLFYQDRTVLIVSHRLSAFRDCDRVVVLKNGGIVEQGKPADLLAQGGVYAQMHRMQRLREELL